A portion of the Streptomyces sp. NBC_00376 genome contains these proteins:
- a CDS encoding carboxymuconolactone decarboxylase family protein produces the protein MPVSAFPDHTLESAPAAARRTMAAVTAKQGHLPSAVARLATSPELLDSFLKASAVFESTTLDPLSREVLIMTMATGNDCHVCVAMHTAKLTALGADPGVIAALRERRVLPDERLEAVREFTLAVIATAGAVDDATLQAFLAHGYTARNALEVVLGIGTYTMSTLANRMTGAPVDPQLAAFA, from the coding sequence ATGCCCGTATCCGCGTTCCCCGACCACACCCTCGAATCCGCCCCGGCCGCCGCCCGCCGCACCATGGCGGCTGTGACGGCGAAGCAGGGCCATCTGCCCTCCGCCGTCGCCCGGCTCGCCACCTCGCCGGAGCTGCTCGACAGCTTCCTGAAGGCGAGCGCCGTCTTCGAGTCCACCACCCTCGACCCGCTCTCCCGCGAGGTCCTGATCATGACGATGGCGACCGGCAACGACTGCCACGTCTGCGTGGCGATGCACACCGCGAAGCTCACCGCACTCGGCGCGGACCCCGGGGTGATCGCGGCCCTGCGTGAGCGGCGGGTGCTTCCGGACGAACGGCTGGAGGCGGTACGGGAGTTCACCCTCGCCGTGATCGCGACGGCCGGCGCCGTGGACGACGCGACGCTCCAGGCGTTCCTGGCACACGGATACACCGCCCGCAACGCGCTGGAGGTCGTCCTCGGCATCGGTACGTACACGATGTCGACGCTGGCCAACCGGATGACCGGGGCGCCGGTCGATCCCCAGCTCGCCGCCTTCGCCTGA
- a CDS encoding MarR family winged helix-turn-helix transcriptional regulator — protein sequence MAERRAEASGRDAAGFELPMLLFAGFRSIIDELHRELAEQGHADVRPAYGYALQAVGRDGATASEIGRRLGVSKQAAGKTVEKLEGLGYVERVDDPRDGRRKLVRLTARGVDVLVRSAEGFDRLRARWVEALGADRVRAMEADLRAMVPEGAFRLDVPGWFND from the coding sequence ATGGCTGAGCGACGGGCGGAGGCGTCCGGGCGGGATGCGGCGGGCTTCGAGCTGCCCATGCTGCTGTTCGCCGGATTCCGGTCGATCATCGACGAGTTGCACCGTGAGCTGGCCGAACAGGGGCACGCCGACGTCCGCCCCGCGTACGGCTACGCGCTCCAGGCCGTCGGCCGCGACGGGGCGACCGCCAGCGAGATCGGCCGCCGGCTCGGGGTCTCCAAGCAGGCCGCCGGCAAGACCGTGGAGAAGCTGGAAGGGCTCGGATACGTGGAGCGCGTCGACGACCCCCGCGACGGCCGCCGCAAGCTGGTCCGGCTGACCGCGCGGGGCGTGGACGTCCTGGTCAGGTCGGCCGAGGGCTTCGACCGGCTGCGCGCCCGCTGGGTCGAGGCGCTCGGCGCGGACCGGGTGCGCGCGATGGAGGCGGACCTGCGCGCGATGGTGCCCGAGGGCGCGTTCCGGCTCGATGTGCCGGGCTGGTTCAACGACTGA
- a CDS encoding alpha-L-fucosidase, whose amino-acid sequence MARRTRVLSALALAVAAALVPVQATAQQPAHQRQAPPGTPCSAPVKPASQMTVESCDSPDRIIEKAANIVPTPGQLAWQQREVTAFTHFGMNTFTDREWGSGTEDEKLFAPKAIDADQWMRAYKAAGVEQVMLTAKHHDGFVLYPSRYTDHSVALSPGSPDVVAAYVKAARKAGLKVGLYLSPSDGAELPHAWHAQWVDTIREKQAEGKPLSLPERMALEDGDRAPAGEGRFGNGSPVTERTIPTLVPGDDRAAAVRSGKLPTFRVKADDYDTYYLNQLYELFTQYGPIEELWLDGANPWSGSGITQKYDVKQWFDMVKALSPNTVVFQGPQGVRWVGNESGVARETEWSVTPHTTDPWTGLGSLPNDSTDPDIGSRAKLLDPSVNYLQWYPAEADVSIRPGWFHHPDQKPKTPAQLMNLYEKSVGRNASLLLNVPPDKDGRIEDADVAALTAFGSDVRRIYGTDVRRQGPAPYTFDRIAVREDIRHGQRVEKFAVEARVGGSWQRIAEGTTIGHRRILSLATPVTATSVRVKVLESRATPHLGATTLHLSTTP is encoded by the coding sequence ATGGCACGACGCACCCGTGTGCTCAGTGCGCTCGCACTGGCGGTGGCCGCCGCGCTCGTCCCCGTACAGGCGACCGCGCAGCAGCCCGCGCACCAGCGGCAGGCGCCACCGGGCACCCCGTGCAGCGCGCCGGTGAAGCCCGCCTCGCAGATGACGGTGGAGTCCTGCGACAGCCCGGACCGGATCATCGAGAAGGCCGCGAACATCGTCCCCACCCCCGGCCAACTCGCCTGGCAGCAGCGCGAGGTGACCGCCTTCACGCACTTCGGGATGAACACCTTCACCGACCGCGAATGGGGCTCGGGCACCGAGGACGAGAAGCTCTTCGCACCCAAGGCCATCGACGCCGACCAGTGGATGCGCGCCTACAAGGCCGCCGGTGTCGAACAGGTCATGCTCACCGCCAAGCACCACGACGGCTTCGTGCTCTACCCCAGCCGGTACACCGACCACTCGGTGGCGCTCAGCCCCGGCAGCCCCGACGTCGTGGCCGCCTATGTGAAGGCCGCCCGCAAGGCGGGCCTCAAGGTCGGGCTCTACCTCTCGCCCTCCGACGGCGCCGAACTCCCGCATGCCTGGCACGCGCAGTGGGTCGACACGATCCGCGAGAAGCAGGCCGAGGGCAAGCCGCTCAGCCTCCCCGAGCGCATGGCCCTGGAGGACGGCGACCGCGCCCCGGCCGGTGAGGGCCGCTTCGGCAACGGCAGCCCGGTCACCGAGCGCACGATCCCCACCCTCGTACCCGGCGACGACCGGGCCGCAGCCGTCCGGAGCGGCAAGCTGCCCACCTTCCGGGTGAAGGCCGACGACTACGACACCTACTACCTCAACCAGCTCTACGAACTGTTCACCCAGTACGGGCCGATCGAGGAACTCTGGCTCGACGGCGCCAACCCCTGGTCCGGCTCCGGCATCACCCAGAAGTACGACGTCAAGCAGTGGTTCGACATGGTGAAGGCCCTCTCGCCGAACACCGTCGTCTTCCAGGGCCCGCAGGGCGTGCGCTGGGTCGGCAACGAGAGCGGCGTCGCCCGCGAGACCGAGTGGAGCGTCACCCCGCACACCACCGACCCGTGGACCGGGCTCGGCAGCCTCCCCAACGACTCGACCGACCCCGACATCGGCTCCCGCGCCAAGCTCCTCGACCCGTCCGTCAACTACCTCCAGTGGTACCCGGCCGAGGCGGACGTCTCGATCAGGCCCGGCTGGTTCCACCACCCGGACCAGAAGCCCAAGACGCCCGCCCAGCTGATGAACCTGTACGAGAAGAGCGTCGGCCGCAACGCCTCCCTGCTGCTCAACGTCCCGCCGGACAAGGACGGCCGGATCGAAGACGCCGACGTCGCCGCACTGACCGCCTTCGGCTCCGACGTACGCCGTATCTACGGCACCGACGTACGCAGGCAGGGCCCCGCCCCGTACACCTTCGACCGGATCGCCGTGCGCGAGGACATCCGGCACGGGCAGCGGGTGGAGAAGTTCGCCGTCGAGGCCCGCGTCGGCGGGAGCTGGCAGCGGATCGCCGAGGGTACGACCATCGGCCACCGGCGCATCCTGTCCCTGGCCACGCCCGTCACCGCCACCTCGGTACGGGTGAAGGTGCTGGAATCCCGGGCGACACCGCACCTCGGGGCGACGACGCTGCACCTGAGCACCACGCCGTGA
- a CDS encoding LuxR C-terminal-related transcriptional regulator, whose protein sequence is MRVVLAEDLFLLRDGLVRLLEAYDFEIAAAVESGPELTRAFAESEPDVAIVDVRLPPSHTDEGLQCALAARRAKPGLPVLVLSQHVEQLYARELLADGNGGIGYLLKDRVFDAEQFVDAVRRVAAGGTAMDPQVISQLLSRRSQDRPMGMLTPRELEVMELMAQGRSNAAIASQMVITERAVAKHTSNIFGKLSLPPSDDDNRRVLAVLAYLDRG, encoded by the coding sequence TTGCGAGTTGTCCTAGCCGAAGATCTCTTCCTGCTGCGCGACGGCCTGGTCCGCCTGCTGGAGGCGTACGACTTCGAGATCGCGGCAGCCGTCGAGAGCGGGCCCGAACTGACCCGCGCCTTCGCCGAGTCGGAGCCGGACGTCGCGATCGTCGATGTCCGGCTTCCGCCGTCCCACACGGACGAGGGCCTGCAGTGCGCGCTGGCGGCCCGGCGGGCGAAGCCGGGGCTGCCGGTGCTCGTGCTCTCCCAGCACGTGGAGCAGTTGTACGCGCGCGAGCTGCTGGCGGACGGCAACGGCGGCATCGGCTATCTGCTCAAGGACCGGGTCTTCGACGCCGAGCAGTTCGTCGACGCGGTGCGCAGGGTGGCGGCGGGCGGCACCGCGATGGACCCGCAGGTGATCTCGCAGTTGCTGTCGCGGCGCTCGCAGGACAGGCCGATGGGCATGCTCACCCCGCGCGAGCTGGAGGTCATGGAGCTGATGGCGCAGGGCCGTTCGAACGCGGCGATCGCCTCGCAGATGGTGATCACGGAGCGGGCGGTGGCCAAGCACACCTCGAACATCTTCGGGAAGCTCTCCCTGCCGCCGTCCGACGACGACAACCGCCGCGTCCTCGCGGTGCTCGCCTATCTCGACCGGGGCTGA
- a CDS encoding sensor histidine kinase, with protein MNVMQGRIRAAMLAAGRGLVLSVASLVTSITLFVLAVVSIVFIVLGVGLFTTPYVLDLVREHANRRRLLAATWYDIRIPVPYRPFPKDLRTGFTGRVERTTLMLKDPATWRDIRWLLVDMTAGYVVATLAAGLLIYPVEGVVLAAGLWRVFTDDRYWYGFVPVSSQATGLAAAALGAALFATGVLVSERLLRLHFVIARAMLAPTPEEDLARRIDRLTETRHEAVDTAASELRRIERDLHDGAQARLVAMGMSLGTVEALIEKDPAQAKKVLAMARESSAEALTELRDLVRGIHPPVLAERGLGDAVRALALRLPFESEVGAELGGRMDAAVESAAYFAVSETLTNAAKHSGADRVWVDIHHEDAMLRISVTDNGRGGATVGGGSGLSGIERRLGTFDGIMAVSSPAGGPTMVTMEIPCELS; from the coding sequence ATGAACGTGATGCAGGGACGGATAAGGGCCGCGATGCTGGCCGCCGGGCGCGGACTCGTGCTGTCGGTCGCGAGCCTGGTCACTTCGATCACGCTCTTCGTCCTGGCCGTGGTCTCGATCGTCTTCATCGTGCTGGGCGTCGGACTGTTCACCACCCCCTACGTGCTGGATCTGGTCCGCGAGCACGCCAACCGGCGCCGGCTGCTCGCGGCCACCTGGTACGACATCCGCATACCGGTCCCGTACCGCCCCTTCCCGAAGGATCTGCGTACCGGGTTCACCGGACGGGTGGAGCGGACCACGCTGATGCTGAAGGACCCGGCGACCTGGCGCGACATCCGGTGGCTGCTGGTCGACATGACGGCCGGCTATGTCGTGGCGACTCTGGCGGCCGGGCTGCTCATCTACCCGGTGGAGGGTGTCGTGCTGGCGGCCGGGCTGTGGCGGGTCTTCACCGACGACCGCTACTGGTACGGCTTCGTCCCGGTCAGCAGCCAGGCGACGGGGCTGGCCGCCGCGGCGCTCGGTGCGGCGCTGTTCGCGACCGGGGTACTGGTCAGCGAGCGGCTGCTGCGGCTGCACTTCGTGATCGCCCGCGCGATGCTGGCCCCCACCCCGGAGGAGGACCTGGCCCGGCGCATCGACCGGCTGACCGAGACCCGGCACGAGGCGGTGGACACCGCGGCCTCGGAACTGCGGCGCATCGAGCGGGATCTGCACGACGGCGCGCAGGCCCGGCTGGTCGCGATGGGCATGAGTCTGGGCACCGTGGAGGCGCTGATCGAGAAGGACCCGGCGCAGGCGAAGAAGGTCCTGGCCATGGCCCGGGAGTCGTCGGCCGAGGCGCTCACGGAGCTGCGCGATCTGGTCCGGGGCATCCACCCGCCGGTCCTCGCCGAGCGCGGACTCGGGGACGCGGTAAGGGCGTTGGCGCTGCGACTGCCGTTCGAGTCGGAGGTCGGGGCGGAGCTGGGCGGCCGGATGGACGCCGCGGTCGAGTCGGCGGCGTACTTCGCGGTGAGCGAGACGCTGACCAACGCCGCCAAGCACTCTGGGGCGGACCGCGTCTGGGTGGACATCCACCACGAGGACGCCATGCTGCGGATCTCCGTCACCGACAACGGCCGGGGCGGTGCGACGGTCGGCGGCGGATCCGGACTGAGCGGAATCGAACGCCGGCTCGGTACATTCGACGGCATCATGGCCGTCAGCAGCCCCGCGGGCGGTCCCACCATGGTGACCATGGAGATCCCTTGCGAGTTGTCCTAG
- a CDS encoding MMPL family transporter yields the protein MRRNLAARIGVWSAHHRKTAILGWLLFVVLATGIGGASGMVEMSDSENGAGDSARAEQILDDAGLGQPAGELVMVSAAKAGDWKGAARELSAALGRTGEVADLAAPVPSEDGKDALITFDLKGDAATAPDRVQPVLDAVDGVRDGHPDVAIHQFGEASAGKWLGDLLSEDFKKAEFTAVPLALGILLVAFGAVVAALLPVGLALTACLAAFGLLSLASHQLHLFQTTYSVMFLMGFAVGVDYCLFYLRRERDERAAGRDAETALRIAAATSGRAVLVSGLTVMVAMAGMFLSGLMLFKGFALATIIVVLVAMLGSVTVLPALLSWLGDRVEAGRVPFLGRRGGRRARTGGIAGTVLRPVLSRPRTFAIASVVVLLALAAPAIGMKTEQLGLEKQFGSQSQLSVAYRQISETFPGGPDPARVVVKADDIEAPALRKAFDGFEKVTVHDAQNVAEIEVPLPHGRASLRELREERLPAAFDATGAQVYVTGETAGSVDFNEQLKRGIVPVFAFITAVTFLLMLFCFRSYVIAVTSIVLNLLSVAAAYGVMVAVFQHGWGASLIGSEGVGAIEAWMPLFVLVVLFGLSMDYHVFVVSRIREARDRGLTTRAAIDEGVRRTAGAVTGAAAIMVAVFAVFGTLSMQDMQQMGVGLAVAVLLDATVVRMVLLPSVMALLGERNWRTPRALTRLPSLEHEEPEPGREREPAGNGWRG from the coding sequence ATGAGGCGCAACCTTGCGGCACGCATCGGTGTGTGGAGCGCGCACCACCGCAAGACCGCCATTCTCGGCTGGCTGCTCTTCGTCGTGCTCGCCACGGGCATCGGCGGGGCGTCCGGGATGGTGGAGATGTCCGACTCGGAGAACGGTGCGGGTGATTCGGCACGGGCCGAGCAGATCCTCGACGACGCCGGTCTCGGGCAGCCCGCCGGCGAGCTGGTCATGGTGTCCGCCGCGAAGGCCGGTGACTGGAAGGGCGCCGCCCGCGAGCTCTCCGCGGCCCTCGGCAGGACCGGCGAGGTGGCGGACCTGGCGGCGCCGGTCCCCTCCGAGGACGGCAAGGACGCGCTGATCACCTTCGACCTGAAGGGGGACGCGGCGACGGCGCCGGACCGGGTGCAGCCCGTGCTCGACGCGGTGGACGGAGTCCGGGACGGCCACCCCGACGTCGCCATCCACCAGTTCGGCGAGGCCAGCGCCGGGAAATGGCTCGGCGACCTGCTCTCCGAGGACTTCAAGAAGGCCGAATTCACCGCCGTACCCCTGGCCCTGGGCATTCTGCTGGTCGCCTTCGGCGCCGTCGTCGCGGCGCTCCTCCCGGTCGGCCTGGCGCTCACCGCGTGCCTGGCCGCCTTCGGTCTGCTGTCGCTCGCCAGCCACCAGCTCCACCTGTTCCAGACCACGTACTCGGTGATGTTCCTGATGGGCTTCGCCGTCGGCGTCGACTACTGCCTGTTCTACCTGCGGCGCGAGCGCGACGAGCGGGCGGCGGGACGCGACGCGGAGACGGCGCTGCGGATCGCGGCGGCGACCAGCGGCCGGGCGGTGCTGGTCTCCGGGCTCACCGTGATGGTCGCGATGGCCGGCATGTTCCTGTCCGGGCTGATGCTGTTCAAGGGCTTCGCGCTCGCCACCATCATCGTGGTCCTCGTCGCCATGCTGGGCTCGGTGACCGTGCTGCCCGCGCTGCTGTCCTGGCTGGGCGACCGGGTCGAAGCGGGACGGGTGCCCTTTCTCGGCCGACGAGGGGGCCGCCGCGCACGCACCGGCGGGATCGCCGGGACGGTGCTGAGGCCGGTGCTGTCCAGGCCGAGGACCTTCGCGATCGCCTCGGTCGTCGTACTGCTCGCGCTGGCCGCGCCCGCCATCGGCATGAAGACCGAACAGCTCGGCCTGGAGAAGCAGTTCGGCTCGCAGTCACAGCTCTCGGTCGCCTACCGGCAGATCAGCGAGACCTTCCCGGGCGGCCCCGACCCGGCCCGCGTGGTGGTCAAGGCCGACGACATCGAGGCCCCCGCGCTGCGCAAGGCGTTCGACGGCTTCGAGAAGGTGACCGTCCACGACGCGCAGAACGTCGCGGAGATCGAGGTACCGCTCCCGCACGGCCGGGCCTCGCTCCGCGAACTCCGCGAGGAGCGGCTGCCCGCCGCGTTCGACGCCACCGGCGCCCAGGTGTACGTGACCGGGGAGACCGCCGGCTCCGTCGACTTCAACGAACAGCTCAAGCGCGGCATCGTGCCGGTCTTCGCCTTCATCACGGCGGTGACCTTCCTGCTGATGCTGTTCTGCTTCCGCTCGTACGTCATCGCCGTGACGTCGATCGTGCTCAACCTGCTCTCCGTGGCCGCCGCCTACGGGGTGATGGTCGCCGTCTTCCAGCACGGCTGGGGGGCTTCGCTGATCGGCTCGGAGGGGGTCGGCGCGATCGAGGCATGGATGCCGCTCTTCGTCCTGGTCGTCCTGTTCGGACTCTCCATGGACTACCACGTGTTCGTGGTCTCGCGGATCCGCGAGGCCCGCGACCGGGGGCTGACCACCCGGGCCGCGATCGACGAGGGCGTCCGCCGCACGGCCGGCGCGGTGACCGGTGCCGCCGCGATCATGGTCGCGGTCTTCGCGGTCTTCGGGACGCTGTCCATGCAGGACATGCAGCAGATGGGCGTCGGCCTCGCCGTCGCGGTGCTGCTGGACGCCACGGTCGTACGGATGGTCCTGCTGCCCTCCGTGATGGCGCTGCTGGGCGAGCGGAACTGGCGCACCCCGCGCGCCCTGACCCGCCTGCCGAGCCTGGAACACGAGGAGCCGGAGCCGGGGCGGGAGCGGGAGCCGGCGGGGAACGGGTGGCGCGGCTGA
- a CDS encoding winged helix-turn-helix domain-containing protein has protein sequence MANTRTFSASAPATSAPSATAAATTSARPLSPNRHRLRAVDPDEVVQLADVAEFLPPGATWLPAPQHTVPALPGRPPMVGYLVLVPADQQPAVAAATAAAAQFVVPSPVPDTAAGPVLIDPVQRTAAVDGITLDLTYLEFELLAHLVAHPHRVHTRDQLVTTVWGYGHVGDGRTVDVHIARLRRKLGAEHRRSIQTVRRVGYKYTP, from the coding sequence ATGGCGAACACCCGTACCTTCTCCGCCTCGGCCCCTGCCACCTCAGCGCCCTCGGCGACCGCTGCGGCCACCACCTCCGCCCGCCCCCTCTCCCCCAACCGCCACCGGCTGCGTGCCGTCGACCCCGACGAGGTCGTCCAGCTGGCCGATGTGGCCGAGTTCCTGCCGCCGGGTGCCACCTGGCTGCCCGCACCCCAGCACACCGTTCCGGCGCTGCCGGGCCGGCCGCCGATGGTCGGCTACCTGGTGCTCGTACCGGCCGACCAGCAGCCCGCCGTCGCCGCGGCCACCGCCGCGGCCGCCCAGTTCGTGGTGCCGTCACCGGTGCCGGACACGGCCGCGGGTCCGGTGCTCATCGACCCCGTACAGCGCACCGCCGCGGTGGACGGGATCACGCTCGACCTCACCTACCTGGAGTTCGAGCTGCTCGCCCACCTGGTCGCGCACCCGCACCGGGTGCACACCCGCGACCAGTTGGTGACCACGGTCTGGGGCTACGGGCACGTGGGCGACGGGCGCACCGTCGATGTCCACATCGCCCGGCTGCGCCGCAAGCTGGGCGCCGAGCACCGCCGTTCGATCCAGACGGTGCGACGCGTCGGGTACAAGTACACGCCCTGA
- a CDS encoding DUF6891 domain-containing protein, whose translation MLDIKVETENSETHTHISDRALSDLVHRIGMKGDRFLVVQRVPDLPGTFVQVWFDHGDGYQLERRSGGAATHFRTMVDAPERVAELMTRWARQEPEWDAGVEWERADVPEEEPVPELPAEIRETLEERIRVLLRCGYGTVQELTETAEDYLVKDGVRPVTRAQARQLAERLWLERVEEQRQWSDVTDADRLTRAFARLDRDGITAREHFTCCRSCGMSEIWGAGQEDARGFVFFHMQCTESAVSGHGLSLYYGGFDEESDTTTAVGREVVEALGDAGLTVEWDGSPDKAIELTGLDWRKRLVG comes from the coding sequence ATGCTCGACATCAAGGTGGAGACCGAGAACTCCGAGACGCACACCCACATTTCGGACCGGGCGCTGAGCGACCTGGTGCACCGGATCGGCATGAAGGGTGACCGCTTCCTGGTCGTGCAGCGCGTGCCCGACCTCCCCGGGACCTTCGTGCAGGTCTGGTTCGACCACGGTGACGGGTACCAGCTGGAGCGCCGCTCCGGTGGTGCCGCCACGCATTTCCGGACGATGGTCGACGCGCCGGAGCGGGTCGCCGAGCTGATGACCCGCTGGGCGCGCCAGGAGCCGGAGTGGGACGCGGGTGTGGAGTGGGAACGCGCCGACGTGCCGGAGGAGGAGCCGGTGCCGGAGCTGCCGGCGGAGATCCGGGAGACGCTGGAGGAGCGGATACGGGTGCTGCTCCGCTGCGGGTACGGGACGGTCCAGGAACTCACCGAAACGGCCGAGGATTACCTGGTGAAGGACGGCGTGCGCCCGGTGACCCGTGCGCAGGCGCGGCAGCTGGCGGAGCGGCTGTGGCTGGAGCGGGTGGAGGAGCAGCGCCAGTGGTCGGACGTGACCGACGCGGACCGGCTGACTCGGGCGTTCGCCCGGCTGGACCGGGACGGAATCACGGCGAGGGAGCATTTCACCTGCTGCCGGTCGTGCGGTATGTCCGAGATCTGGGGCGCCGGGCAGGAGGATGCGCGCGGCTTCGTCTTCTTCCACATGCAGTGCACCGAGAGCGCCGTGTCGGGGCACGGCCTCTCGCTGTACTACGGCGGGTTCGACGAGGAGTCGGACACCACCACCGCCGTGGGCCGGGAGGTCGTGGAGGCGCTCGGCGATGCGGGGCTGACGGTGGAATGGGACGGTTCGCCGGACAAGGCGATCGAGCTGACCGGCCTGGACTGGCGCAAGCGGCTGGTGGGTTGA
- the glnII gene encoding glutamine synthetase, whose translation MTFKAEYIWIDGTEPTAKLRSKTKIMAGAPSQDVAELPIWGFDGSSTSQAEGHASDRVLKPVFSCPDPIRGGDDILVLCEVFDIDMTPHASNTRAALRPVAERFEGQQPIFGIEQEYTFFDGHRPLGFPEAGFPAAQGGYYCGVGADEIFGREIVEKHLDNCLKAGLGISGINAEVMPGQWEFQVGPLSPLEVSDQLWVARWLLYRTAEDFNVSATLDPKPVKGDWNGAGAHTNFSTKAMREGSEGYAAIITACESLGEGSKPMDHVKNYGAGIDDRLTGLHETAPWNEYSYGVSDRGASVRIPWQVEQDRKGYIEDRRPNANVDPYVVTRLIVDTCCTALEKADQV comes from the coding sequence GTGACGTTCAAGGCTGAGTACATCTGGATCGACGGCACCGAGCCGACCGCCAAGCTCCGCTCCAAGACGAAGATCATGGCCGGGGCCCCCTCGCAGGACGTGGCGGAGCTGCCGATCTGGGGCTTCGACGGTTCGAGCACCAGCCAGGCCGAGGGCCACGCCTCCGACCGGGTGCTGAAGCCGGTCTTCTCCTGCCCGGACCCGATCCGCGGCGGCGACGACATCCTGGTGCTGTGCGAGGTCTTCGACATCGACATGACGCCGCACGCGTCCAACACCCGTGCCGCGCTGCGCCCGGTGGCCGAGCGGTTCGAGGGCCAGCAGCCGATCTTCGGCATCGAGCAGGAGTACACCTTCTTCGACGGCCACCGGCCGCTGGGCTTCCCCGAGGCCGGCTTCCCGGCCGCGCAGGGCGGCTACTACTGCGGGGTCGGCGCCGACGAGATCTTCGGCCGCGAGATCGTCGAGAAGCACCTCGACAACTGCCTGAAGGCGGGGCTCGGCATCTCCGGCATCAACGCCGAGGTCATGCCCGGCCAGTGGGAGTTCCAGGTCGGCCCGCTGTCCCCGCTGGAGGTCTCCGACCAGCTGTGGGTCGCCCGCTGGCTGCTGTACCGCACCGCCGAGGACTTCAACGTCTCCGCGACGCTCGACCCGAAGCCGGTCAAGGGCGACTGGAACGGCGCGGGCGCGCACACCAACTTCTCCACCAAGGCGATGCGCGAGGGATCCGAGGGCTATGCCGCGATCATCACCGCGTGCGAGTCGCTGGGCGAGGGCTCCAAGCCGATGGACCACGTCAAGAACTACGGCGCGGGCATCGACGACCGGCTGACCGGTCTGCACGAGACCGCCCCGTGGAACGAGTACAGCTACGGCGTCTCCGACCGCGGCGCCTCGGTCCGCATCCCGTGGCAGGTCGAGCAGGACCGCAAGGGCTACATCGAGGACCGCCGCCCGAACGCCAACGTCGACCCGTATGTCGTCACCCGCCTGATCGTCGACACCTGCTGCACCGCGCTGGAGAAGGCCGACCAGGTCTGA
- a CDS encoding ARPP-2 domain-containing protein — translation MNRLELTGLTTRPAQVWGGIRLVPLVRERPVEGLRLHEELYTDYGNGTVDIGPRTHYASVIPHGFVADWSGEGEQSAAYGTHLGAAPGAAGPPAGGRQAPRTARLQRHRHHRMAKRRPGDRLRFLPLHLALEGYLSLHFGGPAIAWEEWSRQALRDGLSPRAEDAYMGWSVRGLGAALRVFEIHPGQCGVMVYAADALAAAFVVPHPDDYRLLHPSLVEDLYGELIHQYALYGAPVPEFTARIPDGPQLRTLAGLRAAAHAQEREWAEAHDTLFAGELLDGSYTFDRVYRMGSFTLWRFLPPFRPGGAGQHIGETITDHKGQVAYLKTFRLSEAQIRRGHLLHRLADADWRLAGAAKALGTTEEEVVRRIRAAGFESLLRARA, via the coding sequence GTGAACAGGCTGGAACTGACCGGGCTCACCACCCGCCCCGCCCAGGTGTGGGGCGGCATCCGGCTGGTGCCGCTGGTGCGCGAGCGGCCCGTGGAGGGGCTGCGGCTGCACGAGGAGCTCTACACGGACTACGGGAACGGCACCGTGGACATCGGTCCGCGCACGCACTACGCCTCGGTCATCCCGCACGGCTTCGTCGCCGACTGGTCCGGCGAGGGCGAGCAGTCCGCCGCGTACGGTACGCACCTCGGCGCCGCGCCGGGCGCCGCGGGTCCTCCGGCCGGGGGCCGTCAGGCGCCCCGGACCGCGCGGCTGCAGCGCCACCGCCACCACCGGATGGCGAAGCGCCGGCCGGGCGACCGGCTGCGCTTCCTGCCGCTGCACCTCGCGCTGGAGGGCTATCTCTCGCTGCACTTCGGCGGCCCGGCCATCGCCTGGGAGGAGTGGTCGCGGCAGGCGCTGCGCGACGGGCTCTCGCCGCGCGCCGAGGACGCGTACATGGGGTGGTCGGTGCGCGGGCTCGGCGCGGCGCTGCGGGTCTTCGAGATCCATCCCGGCCAGTGCGGGGTGATGGTGTACGCGGCCGACGCGCTCGCCGCCGCGTTCGTCGTGCCGCACCCGGACGACTACCGGCTGCTGCACCCGTCGCTGGTCGAGGACCTGTACGGCGAGCTGATCCACCAGTACGCGCTGTACGGCGCCCCCGTGCCGGAGTTCACGGCGCGGATACCCGACGGTCCGCAGTTGCGTACGCTCGCCGGTCTGCGGGCGGCCGCGCATGCCCAGGAGCGCGAGTGGGCCGAGGCGCACGACACCCTGTTCGCGGGTGAGCTGCTGGACGGTTCGTACACCTTCGACCGGGTGTACCGGATGGGTTCGTTCACACTGTGGCGGTTCCTGCCGCCCTTCCGGCCGGGCGGGGCCGGGCAGCACATCGGTGAGACGATCACCGATCACAAGGGGCAGGTCGCGTACCTGAAGACGTTCCGGCTGTCCGAGGCGCAGATCAGGCGCGGCCATCTGCTGCACCGGCTCGCCGACGCGGACTGGCGGCTCGCGGGTGCGGCGAAGGCGCTGGGGACCACCGAGGAGGAAGTGGTGCGGCGGATCCGCGCGGCCGGCTTCGAGTCGCTGCTCAGGGCCCGCGCCTGA